The following coding sequences are from one Shewanella eurypsychrophilus window:
- a CDS encoding tRNA-uridine aminocarboxypropyltransferase, with protein MLLTHERELLRPTNTGRLALDAFPHFCSRLIWSRVAPDKRLVSLLSQQSAAVLFPDEKGASESPNGVDTLNAKSESLLTKDIYLECLPQTLVIIDATWQEARKMLRQSPYLKQAAKFALSGNHDSSFTLRRNQVDGGLCTIECIIEVCKIQGLTQEAEQLNTVFELFQQKSR; from the coding sequence GTGTTATTAACCCACGAACGTGAACTGTTACGACCTACAAATACTGGTCGTCTTGCTCTAGATGCATTCCCACATTTTTGTTCACGCTTGATCTGGTCACGCGTTGCCCCTGATAAACGTTTGGTTTCTTTACTTTCACAACAAAGCGCGGCGGTACTCTTTCCTGATGAAAAGGGTGCAAGTGAATCACCAAATGGTGTGGATACGTTAAACGCTAAAAGTGAGAGTCTCTTAACAAAAGATATTTATCTTGAATGCTTACCTCAGACGTTAGTGATCATTGATGCCACCTGGCAAGAGGCCAGGAAGATGTTGAGGCAGAGTCCATACCTTAAACAGGCAGCTAAGTTTGCCTTGTCTGGAAACCATGATTCTAGTTTCACATTGAGACGAAACCAGGTCGATGGTGGTTTATGTACCATAGAGTGCATAATTGAGGTGTGTAAGATTCAAGGGCTAACTCAGGAAGCAGAACAGCTCAACACTGTGTTTGAGCTGTTTCAACAGAAGTCGCGCTAA
- the trhA gene encoding PAQR family membrane homeostasis protein TrhA, whose amino-acid sequence MAVEESLAQQEGSSPVNASGYTEKEEWANSISHGLGVIAGILALIFSFIKGQDSLNSVQLFGVIIYCSSIILLFTCSTLYHWVSSPEWKHKLKIADHCAIYFLIAGTYTPLMLIALSGFKANVILISIWSLAFGGVLFKTLFINRFKKFSVVLYLVMGWLCATVMSELTQSMSTLGFQLLLWGGIFYSFGVIFYVGKRIPYNHAIWHLFVLAGAVSHFFCVYLTLI is encoded by the coding sequence ATGGCAGTAGAAGAGTCCCTCGCTCAGCAAGAAGGTTCATCTCCAGTTAACGCGAGTGGTTATACCGAAAAAGAAGAATGGGCGAACAGTATCAGCCATGGTTTAGGTGTGATTGCTGGGATTCTAGCCTTAATCTTTTCCTTCATAAAAGGACAAGATTCATTAAATTCCGTGCAGTTGTTTGGCGTTATTATCTACTGTAGCAGTATCATTTTATTATTTACCTGCTCGACGTTGTACCATTGGGTATCGTCACCAGAATGGAAACATAAATTAAAAATTGCCGATCATTGTGCAATATATTTTTTAATCGCAGGCACATACACCCCACTAATGCTTATCGCGTTAAGTGGTTTCAAAGCAAATGTCATCTTGATCTCTATTTGGAGCCTTGCCTTCGGTGGCGTCCTATTTAAAACACTCTTTATCAATCGCTTTAAGAAATTCAGTGTCGTGCTTTACCTAGTAATGGGTTGGTTATGTGCCACTGTGATGAGTGAACTCACGCAATCTATGAGCACATTAGGTTTTCAATTACTGCTATGGGGCGGCATATTCTACAGCTTTGGTGTGATTTTCTATGTGGGTAAACGTATTCCCTACAATCATGCAATCTGGCACCTTTTTGTCTTAGCTGGCGCCGTGAGCCATTTTTTCTGCGTTTACCTGACTCTTATCTAA
- the thiC gene encoding phosphomethylpyrimidine synthase ThiC, with product MSNRRETRAQAQKFIDTLKPLQHPNSEKVYLTGSREDLRVGMRQILQTDTMVGGTESDPILEPNAPLKVYDCAGPYSDPSANINVRSGLDKLRNNWILERNDTEQLTGVSSGFTQQRLADDGLDHLRFDSLLPPRKAKPGQCVTQLHYARKGIITPEMEYIAIRENMDLSKITDEVLKRKAPGESFGASISEPITPEFVRSEIARGRAIIPLNINHPEAEPMIIGRNFLVKVNANIGNSAVTSSIEEEVEKLVWSTRWGADTVMDLSTGRYIHETREWIIRNSPVPIGTVPIYQALEKVNGVAEDLNWDVFKDTLIEQAEQGVDYFTIHAGVLLRYVPMTAKRLTGIVSRGGSIMAKWCLSHHQENFLYEHFRDICQLCAEYDVSLSLGDGMRPGSIADANDEAQFAELETLGELVKIAWEYDVQTIIEGPGHIPMNLIKENMDKQLEVCDEAPFYTLGPQTTDIAPGYDHFTSGIGAAMIAWYGCAMLCYVTPKEHLGLPNKEDVKQGLIAYKIAAHAGDVAKGHPTAQIRDNALSKARFEFRWEDQYNLGLDPETAKAYHDESLPQESAKVAHFCSMCGPKFCSMKISQEVREYAAALKVEVQSDHDFKVKTATDIETGMAKMSAEFNAKGAALYHEANTGIVDEVEG from the coding sequence ATGTCAAATCGTCGTGAAACCCGAGCTCAAGCTCAAAAATTTATTGATACTCTAAAGCCGCTGCAGCACCCTAATTCTGAGAAAGTCTATCTTACCGGTAGCCGTGAAGATCTTCGTGTAGGCATGCGTCAAATACTCCAAACAGACACCATGGTCGGTGGTACGGAGTCGGATCCGATTCTGGAGCCCAATGCGCCGCTAAAAGTCTATGACTGTGCGGGACCTTATTCCGATCCTAGTGCCAATATTAACGTCCGAAGCGGATTAGATAAGCTGAGGAATAACTGGATTTTGGAGCGAAACGATACCGAACAGTTAACGGGAGTCAGCTCTGGATTTACTCAACAGAGACTGGCTGACGATGGTCTCGATCATCTTAGATTCGACTCTCTACTTCCTCCTAGAAAAGCCAAACCCGGTCAATGTGTGACTCAGCTTCACTATGCGCGCAAAGGTATCATTACCCCAGAGATGGAATACATTGCGATACGTGAAAATATGGATTTATCCAAGATCACTGACGAAGTGTTGAAGAGAAAAGCGCCGGGTGAAAGTTTTGGGGCATCGATATCTGAGCCCATTACACCTGAGTTTGTTCGCAGTGAAATTGCCAGAGGCCGGGCAATCATTCCTCTCAATATTAACCATCCTGAAGCTGAGCCGATGATCATTGGCCGTAACTTTTTAGTCAAAGTTAATGCCAATATTGGTAATTCAGCTGTGACGTCATCCATCGAAGAGGAAGTTGAAAAACTGGTATGGTCGACTCGATGGGGCGCAGATACCGTGATGGACCTCTCTACGGGGAGATATATCCATGAAACACGCGAATGGATCATTCGAAACTCTCCGGTACCTATTGGTACAGTTCCGATTTATCAGGCCTTGGAGAAGGTGAATGGCGTTGCTGAAGATCTCAACTGGGATGTGTTTAAAGATACTCTGATTGAGCAAGCTGAGCAGGGGGTGGATTACTTCACCATTCATGCCGGTGTTCTGTTGCGCTATGTACCTATGACGGCAAAGCGTCTCACGGGTATTGTTTCACGTGGCGGCTCCATTATGGCTAAGTGGTGTTTATCCCACCATCAAGAGAACTTTTTGTATGAACACTTTAGAGACATATGTCAGCTATGTGCAGAATATGATGTGTCGTTATCTCTTGGTGATGGGATGCGACCAGGATCCATTGCCGATGCAAACGATGAAGCACAATTTGCCGAGCTGGAAACCTTAGGAGAGCTGGTTAAAATCGCATGGGAATATGATGTGCAAACCATCATAGAAGGCCCGGGCCATATTCCAATGAACCTGATTAAAGAGAACATGGATAAGCAGTTGGAAGTGTGTGATGAGGCACCATTTTATACTTTAGGCCCACAAACAACGGATATCGCTCCTGGTTATGACCATTTCACTTCAGGGATCGGCGCGGCGATGATCGCCTGGTATGGTTGCGCAATGCTTTGTTATGTAACCCCTAAAGAGCATCTGGGCCTACCGAACAAAGAAGATGTTAAACAAGGCTTGATTGCTTATAAAATTGCAGCCCACGCTGGTGATGTCGCTAAAGGTCATCCTACTGCACAGATCCGCGACAATGCGCTTTCTAAGGCGCGGTTCGAGTTTCGTTGGGAAGACCAATACAACCTAGGTCTTGACCCTGAAACTGCAAAAGCCTATCACGACGAATCATTACCACAAGAATCTGCAAAAGTTGCACACTTTTGTTCAATGTGTGGTCCGAAATTTTGTTCGATGAAAATCAGTCAAGAAGTGCGTGAATACGCTGCAGCCCTAAAAGTTGAAGTTCAATCTGACCATGATTTTAAAGTTAAAACGGCTACCGATATTGAGACTGGCATGGCAAAAATGTCGGCTGAGTTTAATGCTAAGGGAGCGGCTTTGTACCACGAAGCCAACACTGGTATCGTCGACGAAGTAGAGGGCTAA
- the thiE gene encoding thiamine phosphate synthase, whose translation MTHLELTSSALKPVVWSIAGSDSGGGAGIQADLATMQDLQCHGCSVISTVTAQSSVVVSLVEAVSDEMLLAQLDTLLQDIPPKAIKIGLLANQGQINLLANWLALDLHDYIKRADLDVPVILDPVMVASCGDRLDSQDNALDFSPLKGLITLITPNAAELSALVGQPLFDREQYLLAAKSLSLKLNTNVLAKGGDKSAAWQGRHAQDIFVCIDVVGCSTLHQNRVFSLTSPRIESTNNHGTGCTLSSAIASVMAWGFVLHDAITVAKAYVNAGIKQSYGIGAGPGPLARTSWPKELSEFPRIESLDIGPSLPSDISFNSIDEPIGLYPVVAEIPMLAELLQAGARTIQLRIKEANDPELEHKIIQAIALSRDYQAKLFINDHWKLAVKHGAYGVHLGQEDLYLADLNQISVAGLALGISSHSYFELILAAQIQPSYIALGHIFETTTKVMPSAPQGIIKLQHYVALFKGYFPLVAIGGIDAGKISTVKQTGVDDIAVVRAITEAAEPGVAFNELKGLWEASNVS comes from the coding sequence ATGACTCATTTAGAGCTGACATCGTCAGCTTTAAAGCCTGTTGTTTGGTCGATAGCAGGCTCTGACAGTGGTGGCGGTGCAGGTATACAGGCAGACCTTGCGACCATGCAAGATCTGCAATGCCATGGCTGCAGTGTGATCTCAACTGTGACGGCACAAAGTTCAGTGGTAGTGAGCTTAGTCGAGGCGGTATCAGATGAGATGTTATTAGCTCAGCTAGACACTCTACTGCAGGATATTCCACCTAAGGCGATAAAAATTGGCTTACTGGCCAATCAAGGCCAAATTAACTTATTAGCCAATTGGCTTGCACTCGACCTTCACGATTACATCAAGAGAGCGGATCTTGATGTGCCGGTTATCTTGGATCCTGTGATGGTTGCAAGCTGTGGAGATAGGTTAGATAGCCAAGATAACGCACTGGATTTTTCTCCATTAAAAGGCTTAATAACACTTATTACCCCAAACGCTGCAGAACTGTCGGCGTTAGTCGGTCAGCCTTTATTTGATAGAGAGCAATACTTATTAGCGGCAAAATCGCTATCACTAAAGCTCAATACCAACGTATTGGCTAAAGGCGGAGACAAAAGTGCAGCTTGGCAGGGCAGGCATGCTCAGGACATATTTGTCTGCATCGATGTTGTTGGTTGTTCTACATTGCATCAAAATCGAGTATTTTCGCTGACAAGTCCAAGAATTGAATCTACGAATAATCACGGTACCGGATGCACCTTGAGTTCTGCGATTGCCAGTGTAATGGCATGGGGGTTTGTATTACATGATGCAATTACTGTAGCTAAAGCTTATGTGAATGCTGGTATCAAGCAAAGCTATGGTATTGGTGCGGGTCCTGGGCCATTAGCCAGGACATCTTGGCCAAAAGAGTTAAGTGAATTTCCAAGAATCGAAAGTTTAGATATAGGTCCATCACTCCCCTCTGATATTAGCTTTAATTCAATTGATGAGCCAATAGGGCTTTACCCTGTGGTGGCTGAAATACCTATGTTAGCCGAGTTATTGCAAGCTGGAGCTAGGACTATCCAGTTGAGGATAAAAGAAGCTAACGACCCTGAGTTAGAGCACAAAATTATCCAAGCCATCGCCTTGAGTCGTGATTATCAAGCAAAATTGTTTATCAACGATCATTGGAAATTGGCTGTTAAGCATGGTGCATATGGGGTGCATTTAGGTCAGGAGGATCTTTATCTCGCCGATCTTAATCAAATATCTGTTGCTGGTCTTGCATTAGGGATCTCGAGTCACAGTTATTTTGAGCTTATTTTAGCGGCGCAAATCCAGCCTTCGTATATCGCTCTTGGGCATATCTTCGAGACGACCACTAAAGTGATGCCATCAGCTCCCCAAGGGATCATTAAGCTCCAACATTATGTGGCACTGTTCAAAGGATACTTTCCATTGGTGGCAATAGGCGGAATTGATGCGGGTAAAATCTCTACAGTGAAGCAAACCGGTGTCGATGATATTGCTGTCGTTAGAGCTATCACAGAAGCGGCTGAACCCGGTGTGGCTTTTAATGAACTCAAGGGTTTGTGGGAGGCAAGTAATGTCAGTTAA
- a CDS encoding HesA/MoeB/ThiF family protein, which yields MSVNDNDFIRFSRQILLPEVGEAGQVKLHLAKVVIIGVGGLGTLVAEYLAAAGIGKITLVDHDRVELSNLPRQLLFSEDDINQNKAQVTGLKLANRDKSCELLAITDKFSVDNGEDILAGCDLVFDCTDDFNTRQAINLACLNHAIPLISASVANFSGQLLVVDQVSSPDSGCYACLFPSELIVSQSCQTVGILGPMVGVMASMQALNGMNFLLGVNGPLGKLLRFDGREMKWREAQLNRDHNCPSCGQTSAQSQANL from the coding sequence ATGTCAGTTAATGATAATGATTTTATTCGTTTCTCAAGACAAATACTCTTACCCGAAGTGGGTGAAGCTGGCCAGGTGAAATTGCATTTAGCTAAGGTTGTCATCATAGGAGTGGGTGGCCTGGGAACCTTAGTGGCTGAATATCTTGCGGCTGCGGGTATTGGAAAAATCACTTTAGTCGATCATGACAGGGTTGAGTTATCCAATTTACCGAGACAGCTGCTGTTTTCAGAAGATGATATTAACCAGAATAAAGCTCAAGTAACTGGTCTAAAATTGGCAAACCGAGACAAAAGCTGCGAACTCTTAGCGATAACGGACAAGTTCTCAGTCGATAACGGTGAAGACATCCTGGCAGGTTGCGATCTTGTATTTGATTGCACGGATGATTTTAACACTCGTCAAGCCATTAACTTAGCGTGTCTTAACCATGCGATCCCGCTGATATCAGCCTCTGTTGCCAATTTTTCAGGTCAATTGCTGGTGGTTGATCAAGTGTCATCCCCAGATTCTGGCTGCTACGCCTGTTTATTTCCAAGTGAGTTAATTGTCTCACAGTCTTGTCAGACAGTGGGGATTCTCGGGCCTATGGTTGGCGTGATGGCTTCGATGCAGGCATTAAATGGGATGAATTTTTTACTTGGCGTCAATGGTCCCTTGGGCAAGTTACTGAGATTTGATGGCCGAGAGATGAAATGGCGTGAGGCGCAGCTTAATCGAGATCATAATTGTCCATCCTGTGGGCAAACTTCAGCTCAGTCACAAGCGAATTTATAG
- the thiS gene encoding sulfur carrier protein ThiS yields the protein MDTSNKNEPVSKIIRVTINDEVMNVPSAMNIQGLIDLQELAVNSVALVCNGQVVPKSQWQARLCNKDDRFEIFSVVAGG from the coding sequence ATGGATACTAGTAATAAAAATGAACCAGTGAGCAAAATCATCCGTGTAACTATTAATGACGAAGTGATGAATGTGCCCAGTGCAATGAACATTCAAGGCTTGATTGACCTGCAGGAGCTTGCTGTTAACTCGGTAGCTTTAGTCTGTAATGGACAAGTCGTCCCTAAGTCGCAATGGCAGGCTAGGTTATGCAATAAAGACGACAGGTTTGAGATTTTTTCTGTTGTAGCAGGAGGGTAA
- a CDS encoding thiazole synthase — protein MLKIADHQFHSRLFTGTGKFSTADTMLAAIKASESQLVTLAMKRLDLKTGNDDILQPLLESGVKLLPNTSGARNADEAVFAAELAREVLGTDWVKLEIHPDPKYLMPDPIETLEAAKRLCDKGFIVLPYIHADPVLCRRLEEVGCAAVMPLGSPIGSNQGLATETFLKIIIEQARVPVIIDAGIGAPSQATFAMELGADAVLVNTAIASSNDPEAMGRCFAQAVQTGRDAYLAGLGHVSTKANETSPLTGFLND, from the coding sequence ATGTTAAAAATAGCGGATCATCAATTTCATTCTCGTTTGTTTACTGGTACAGGTAAGTTTTCTACTGCAGATACCATGTTAGCGGCGATCAAGGCGTCAGAATCTCAATTGGTGACATTAGCCATGAAAAGACTCGATCTTAAAACGGGTAACGACGACATATTACAACCCTTATTAGAGAGCGGGGTTAAATTGCTGCCTAATACCTCAGGGGCTAGAAATGCTGATGAAGCGGTTTTTGCCGCTGAGCTTGCGCGTGAAGTGCTCGGGACAGACTGGGTCAAATTAGAAATTCATCCGGATCCTAAGTATTTGATGCCAGATCCAATTGAAACCTTAGAAGCCGCTAAGCGCCTCTGTGATAAAGGCTTCATTGTTTTGCCATATATTCATGCCGATCCAGTGCTTTGTCGACGACTTGAAGAAGTGGGCTGTGCGGCAGTGATGCCTCTAGGCAGCCCAATCGGTTCTAATCAAGGTTTAGCGACAGAAACCTTTTTGAAAATTATTATCGAACAGGCGCGGGTGCCAGTCATCATAGATGCGGGGATCGGTGCACCCTCACAGGCCACTTTTGCGATGGAGCTGGGGGCTGATGCTGTGCTGGTGAATACTGCTATTGCCAGTAGTAATGACCCCGAAGCGATGGGGAGATGCTTTGCTCAAGCGGTGCAAACGGGTCGTGATGCCTATCTAGCAGGCTTAGGGCATGTATCCACTAAGGCGAATGAAACGAGTCCATTAACGGGGTTTCTTAATGATTAA
- the thiH gene encoding 2-iminoacetate synthase ThiH: MSFQSYLQTLSREKLKLALYSTTEKDVERALNSPCGDLNSLLALLSPAAEPYIEQMAQRSSQLTRQRFGANIGMYLPLYLSNLCANECDYCGFSMSNRLKRKTLDSVELDAEMKVVKSLGYDSILLVSGEHETKVGIDYFKRVLPQVKKQFSYVAMEVQPLEEQDYRDLAGIGLDAVMIYQETYNPQTYAQHHTRGKKSDYSYRLETPERVAKAGVDKIGLGVLLGLDDWRLDALLLGHHLDYLEKKYWRTRYSVSLPRLRPCTGGITPKVELTDKGLVQLICAFRLFNQQLDISLSTRESPALRDNLFALGITHISAGSSTQPGGYVNPDSQLDQFEISDERTPAQVSDAMRRKGLNPVWKDWEAAWIAQ, from the coding sequence ATGAGCTTTCAATCTTATTTACAGACTCTGTCGCGAGAAAAACTCAAGTTGGCACTTTATTCAACCACTGAAAAAGACGTTGAAAGGGCATTAAATTCACCTTGTGGCGATCTTAACAGTTTACTGGCGTTATTATCCCCAGCAGCTGAACCCTATATTGAACAGATGGCACAGCGCTCATCTCAGCTAACTCGGCAGAGATTTGGCGCCAATATAGGTATGTATTTACCTTTATACCTGTCAAACCTTTGTGCTAATGAATGTGATTATTGTGGTTTTAGCATGAGTAACCGACTCAAACGTAAAACCTTAGATTCAGTAGAGCTAGATGCTGAAATGAAAGTCGTTAAGTCTCTCGGTTATGATTCAATTTTATTAGTCTCTGGTGAGCACGAAACTAAGGTAGGTATAGACTATTTTAAACGAGTTTTACCGCAAGTGAAAAAGCAGTTCAGTTATGTTGCGATGGAAGTACAGCCTCTAGAGGAGCAAGACTATCGAGACTTAGCTGGGATTGGACTCGATGCTGTTATGATTTATCAAGAAACCTATAATCCGCAAACCTATGCGCAACATCATACTAGGGGGAAAAAAAGCGATTATTCATATCGGTTAGAGACCCCAGAGAGAGTCGCTAAAGCCGGTGTTGATAAAATTGGGCTCGGCGTTCTCTTAGGTCTTGATGATTGGCGGCTAGATGCACTCTTGTTAGGCCATCATCTCGATTACCTTGAGAAAAAGTATTGGCGGACACGTTACAGTGTCTCTCTGCCTAGGTTAAGACCTTGCACTGGTGGGATCACGCCGAAAGTTGAGTTAACAGATAAAGGGCTAGTTCAATTAATATGTGCTTTTAGGCTGTTTAATCAGCAATTAGACATCAGTTTATCAACCAGAGAGTCACCAGCATTACGTGATAACCTCTTTGCACTAGGCATTACGCACATCAGTGCAGGCAGCTCGACTCAGCCAGGAGGATATGTCAATCCTGATAGCCAACTTGATCAGTTTGAGATTAGTGATGAGCGCACACCAGCGCAAGTCAGTGATGCAATGAGACGCAAAGGATTGAATCCGGTTTGGAAAGATTGGGAAGCCGCGTGGATAGCACAATAA
- a CDS encoding chemotaxis protein: MQIPSSQASGLAGLQSAQSGLTQATIDVAKPANTDLNADTTRPVEEVDQTEALVSAIEAEQQGEAAVEVLETSSETLGTIINLEV; the protein is encoded by the coding sequence ATGCAAATTCCATCAAGCCAGGCATCGGGTCTAGCCGGATTACAAAGTGCCCAATCTGGATTAACTCAAGCCACGATAGATGTAGCAAAGCCGGCCAATACCGATTTAAACGCAGACACTACAAGGCCTGTTGAAGAAGTGGATCAAACTGAAGCGCTTGTTTCTGCAATAGAAGCTGAGCAACAAGGTGAAGCTGCAGTTGAGGTTTTGGAAACATCATCGGAAACACTAGGCACTATCATCAATCTTGAGGTGTAG
- a CDS encoding putative metalloprotease CJM1_0395 family protein yields the protein MLGVIPSPEIAVSQRRTSVAPSVSPVVGASIDVVQLNSSISQSSSSTKIPASTTSRSSPKVANLSDQVVVNQNPVDISRASPQASFSLNLGPLTITGVKSPITMPNEAVSDPEQAINNTQGSSGIQSNLANEAPTSEEDAKQQIFNPFSDISNSQDIRSEAYSDALEKSEAAEALSQAEQQLLAQLSSRDAEVKAHEQAHSTVGGYLAQSPQFSYEQGSDGRRYAVDGEVQIDIAVVPGDPQATVNKMQKVYAAAMAPTNPSMADIRVASEALKQLNEAKAELVNLRQSQALSIDEMEPLIEADDAIKGVIFPTPHKPQVSGDVDEEGAISSSMVDSPSSIDDKDVISPVIEHINQQLSGSASVNAVALETLTYGVEQISERYAANDTGGQLPSSETPSFYALV from the coding sequence ATGTTAGGCGTTATACCTTCGCCTGAAATCGCGGTTAGCCAACGACGCACGTCTGTGGCTCCGTCAGTGAGCCCTGTGGTGGGGGCAAGCATTGATGTTGTTCAACTCAATTCATCTATTAGTCAATCATCAAGCTCGACTAAAATACCTGCCAGTACAACAAGTCGATCAAGTCCAAAGGTGGCAAACTTATCTGATCAAGTTGTCGTTAATCAAAATCCTGTTGATATCAGTCGTGCCTCACCTCAAGCTTCCTTCAGTTTAAACCTCGGTCCTTTGACCATTACTGGGGTTAAAAGTCCTATTACTATGCCAAATGAAGCAGTTTCAGATCCCGAACAGGCTATCAATAATACTCAAGGTTCATCCGGCATACAGTCAAATTTAGCCAATGAAGCACCCACTTCTGAAGAGGATGCCAAACAACAAATTTTCAACCCATTTTCTGATATCAGTAATAGCCAAGACATAAGAAGTGAAGCTTATTCCGATGCCTTGGAAAAGAGTGAAGCTGCCGAGGCATTATCACAGGCGGAGCAGCAATTGCTTGCACAATTATCAAGTCGAGATGCTGAGGTTAAGGCTCATGAACAAGCCCATTCGACCGTTGGCGGTTATCTCGCCCAAAGTCCGCAATTTAGTTATGAACAGGGCAGTGATGGTCGTCGTTACGCCGTTGATGGCGAAGTACAAATTGATATCGCTGTTGTACCAGGTGATCCACAGGCGACAGTCAATAAAATGCAAAAAGTCTATGCAGCGGCTATGGCGCCAACAAACCCTTCTATGGCAGATATACGCGTCGCCTCTGAAGCCTTGAAACAGCTCAATGAAGCTAAAGCCGAATTAGTCAATCTGCGGCAGAGTCAAGCCTTGAGCATTGATGAAATGGAACCATTGATTGAAGCTGATGATGCGATTAAAGGCGTTATCTTTCCAACACCTCATAAGCCACAAGTTTCTGGGGATGTGGATGAGGAGGGGGCCATTTCGTCATCAATGGTCGATTCACCCTCATCAATTGATGATAAAGACGTTATTTCACCTGTGATAGAACACATTAATCAGCAGCTATCAGGTTCCGCTAGCGTAAATGCCGTTGCGCTAGAGACTCTCACATATGGCGTTGAGCAAATCTCAGAGCGCTATGCTGCGAATGATACTGGAGGGCAATTACCGAGCAGTGAAACTCCGAGTTTCTATGCGTTAGTGTGA
- a CDS encoding LysR family transcriptional regulator codes for MDRAKSTLEQWRILQAVVDFGGYSQAAQALNKSQSSLNHAVAKLQTQLGIQLLEVKGRKAYLTEQGTVLLRRSRHITQSVSELELLANNLENGWEPTLTIAREIIYPMDMLVDSLAKFQPESRGTRITIIDSVISGTHDLIKQQAVDIAICGGVPPKGHISEPLCELDFLLVCHPDHDLAIDPNICDDQTLAQHLQIVIKDTGQATHIDMGWLKAEQRWTVSNFHEALVILNRSLGFCWVPKYLVEPLINDGKLCQLNLKGNSHRKVMMSLVIPNRDLQGPASELLEKMIIMSHR; via the coding sequence ATGGATAGAGCAAAATCAACTCTCGAACAATGGCGTATTTTACAAGCCGTTGTGGATTTCGGTGGTTACTCCCAAGCAGCGCAAGCACTGAATAAAAGCCAATCATCATTGAACCATGCTGTCGCTAAACTACAAACACAGCTTGGAATTCAACTTCTTGAAGTTAAAGGGAGAAAAGCCTATTTAACTGAACAAGGAACTGTACTTTTAAGGCGTTCACGTCACATCACACAGTCTGTTTCTGAACTAGAATTACTCGCGAACAACCTGGAAAATGGCTGGGAGCCAACACTCACCATTGCCAGAGAGATAATCTATCCAATGGATATGCTTGTCGATTCGCTTGCTAAATTTCAGCCAGAGAGCCGAGGAACAAGGATCACTATCATTGATTCTGTGATCAGCGGTACTCACGATCTCATTAAGCAACAAGCCGTAGATATCGCGATTTGTGGTGGTGTGCCGCCCAAAGGACATATTTCTGAGCCTTTGTGTGAACTCGATTTTTTATTAGTATGTCATCCAGATCATGATCTCGCGATAGATCCAAATATTTGTGATGATCAAACCTTAGCTCAGCACCTACAAATCGTGATTAAGGATACAGGTCAAGCAACCCACATTGATATGGGCTGGCTAAAAGCTGAGCAGAGATGGACGGTATCAAATTTTCATGAGGCCCTAGTCATTCTAAACCGCAGTTTAGGTTTTTGCTGGGTGCCTAAGTATTTGGTTGAACCTTTGATAAATGATGGCAAGTTATGCCAATTAAATTTGAAAGGGAACAGTCACAGAAAAGTCATGATGAGCCTAGTGATCCCAAACCGCGATCTGCAAGGCCCTGCATCTGAGCTGTTAGAGAAGATGATTATCATGAGCCATAGGTAA